In Desulfurella sp., the DNA window ACATAAATTTTGAGCTTTGTATAGCTGATGCAAGCGATCAAAGTCATGTAAAAAAGATTTTAGATAATTATGCAGATAAAGATAATCGCATTAAAATTAAATATTTAAAGAAAAATAAAGGTATAGCGCAAAATACAAACGAAGCAATTTTTATTAGCAGAGGTGATTATATAGC includes these proteins:
- a CDS encoding glycosyltransferase; translated protein: MQESNKQDLIFSFKPLISVVVPTWNTPEQFLIEMIESVLNQSYINFELCIADASDQSHVKKILDNYADKDNRIKIKYLKKNKGIAQNTNEAIFISRGDYIA